In one Echinicola marina genomic region, the following are encoded:
- a CDS encoding (2Fe-2S) ferredoxin domain-containing protein, with the protein MALFRKFIFVCTGTDCKKNGCKSLLKDIKDLTKLDDHKGKYKIVKTKCMDFCKSGPISVVSNEVIKKSTKEKLKAVLENKNH; encoded by the coding sequence ATGGCCCTTTTCCGAAAATTCATATTTGTATGTACAGGAACCGACTGTAAAAAAAACGGTTGTAAGAGCCTATTGAAAGATATAAAGGACTTGACCAAACTGGATGATCATAAGGGTAAGTATAAGATTGTCAAAACAAAATGCATGGATTTTTGTAAATCCGGACCAATAAGTGTTGTAAGCAACGAGGTGATAAAAAAATCCACCAAGGAAAAATTGAAGGCAGTATTGGAAAATAAAAATCATTGA
- a CDS encoding YbjQ family protein has translation MITTTTPHIEGHEIKKYCGIVSGETIIGANIFRDFFAGITDIVGGRSGAYEKVLKEAKTTSLREMEMQAMAYGANAVVGVDLDYETIRDGMLMVTASGTAVITEPK, from the coding sequence ATGATTACTACTACAACACCACATATTGAAGGACATGAAATCAAAAAATATTGTGGAATAGTTTCAGGAGAGACCATTATTGGGGCAAATATTTTTAGGGACTTTTTTGCGGGTATTACTGATATTGTCGGAGGAAGGTCCGGAGCTTATGAAAAGGTACTGAAAGAAGCAAAAACTACCTCATTAAGGGAAATGGAAATGCAAGCTATGGCTTATGGAGCAAATGCCGTCGTTGGTGTGGATCTGGATTATGAAACAATTAGAGATGGCATGTTAATGGTTACGGCCAGCGGAACAGCCGTGATTACTGAGCCCAAATAA